A genomic region of Miscanthus floridulus cultivar M001 chromosome 3, ASM1932011v1, whole genome shotgun sequence contains the following coding sequences:
- the LOC136544032 gene encoding uncharacterized protein, with amino-acid sequence MVIPNYTYLKLKMLGPNGVITVSSAFSHALACDREHYELATTVVNSSKLPQLEESSALVVPDCNKPTSSMAFRPLEQAKVLGIDAANPTKMVRIRTQLSTK; translated from the coding sequence atggtgatccccaactacacctacctcaagctaaagatgctgggaccaaacggtgtcatcaccgtgagtagcgccTTTTCGCACGCCCTcgcgtgcgaccgcgagcactacgagctcgctACCACGGTCGTCAACTCGTCCAAGCTCCCACAGCTCGAGGAGTCATCGGCTCTggtagtcccagactgcaacaaaccaacttcctcgatggccttccgtcCACTCGAACAAGCCAAGGTGTTGGGAATCGACGccgccaacccaaccaagatggttcggatcaggacccagctctcgaccaaatag